In Cotesia glomerata isolate CgM1 linkage group LG1, MPM_Cglom_v2.3, whole genome shotgun sequence, one genomic interval encodes:
- the LOC123267958 gene encoding elongation of very long chain fatty acids protein-like codes for MKDMQFLEIYRFLIEEISDSRVSNWPLMSSPFPILIIVIGYLIFVIVIGPLYMKNRQPFSLHTVMIFYNICIAFSSGSIFLGLLTSGFTTKLSWRCEPVDFSYDPESISMARWVWWLMILKICELGDTVIFTLRKKHNQSSCLHIYHHATTVCLAWIACKYAPGGMWTFIMMPNCIIHVIMYTYYLLASLGPKLQKKLAPWKPWLTILQMTQFSIMAIHTSQALLPSCEPTRKPLAYIYMSQVIINFYLFLNFYKNTYVRK; via the exons gataTGCAGTTTTTGGAAATATATCGCTTCCTTATCGAAGAAATTTCTG aTTCAAGAGTATCGAATTGGCCATTGATGTCCTCTCCATTCCCGATCTTGATAATAGTAATaggatatttaatatttgttattgTAATCGGACCATTATACATGAAGAATAGACAACCTTTCTCTTTACACacagttatgattttttacaatatttgcATTGCATTTTCTAGTGGTTCAATATTTTTGGgg CTACTTACATCGGGATTTACGACAAAACTATCGTGGCGTTGTGAACCTGTTGATTTTTCCTATGACCCGGAATCAATAAGT aTGGCAAGATGGGTTTGGTGGCTGATGATTCTGAAAATATGTGAATTAGGTGATACAGTCATTTTTACATTACGGAAAAAACATAATCAATCGTCTTGCTTACACATTTATCATCATGCTACAACTGTGTGCCTTGCGTGGATAGCTTGTAAATATGCTCCTG gtGGCATGTGGACTTTCATTATGATGCCGAACTGCATTATTCATGTCATTATGTATACCTATTATCTTCTGGCGAGTTTGGGGccaaaattgcaaaaaaagctTGCACCCTGGAAGCCTTGGCTAACAATTTTACAGATG ACACAATTTTCGATTATGGCTATTCACACCTCACAGGCGTTACTACCATCTTGTGAGCCAACTCGAAAACCACTtgcttatatttatatgtcacaagttattataaatttttatttatttctcaatttttataagaacacttatgtaagaaaa